The genomic segment TCTATATCAATCTTTACGCCAGTTTCTGCGATAATCTTGTCAATCGTTTCACCGCCCTTACCAATGACAATCTTAATCTTATCAACATCAATCTTAATGGTGTCAATCTTCGGAGCAGTTGGAGCGAGTTCTGTGCGGGGAGCTGGAATCGTACGTTCAATCAAATCTAAAATTTCAAAACGTGCTTTTTTAGCTTGAGCCAATGCTTCTTGCAAGATTTCAGCAGTAATTCCTTCAATCTTGATATCCATTTGAAGAGCAGTAATTCCTTCACGTGTACCAGCCACCTTGAAATCCATATCTCCGAAATGATCTTCTAAGCCTTGAATATCTGTTAAAATCGTGTAGTTGCTACCATCTGAAATGAGCCCCATGGCGATCCCAGCTACAGGTGCTTTAATTGGTACCCCACCGGCCATAAGAGCAAGTGTCCCAGCACAAATTGAGGCTTGTGAAGATGAACCATTTGACTCAAGAACTTCTGCTACCAAACGGATCGCATAAGGAAAATCTTCTAGGCTAGGAAGTACTTGCGCTAGTGCACGTTCACCAAGAGCTCCATGACCGATTTCACGGCGTCCAGGTGCACCATAACGTCCCGTTTCTCCTACGGAATATTGTGGGAAATTATAGTGGTGCATAAAGCGTTTCTTGTATTCTGGATCCAAGCCATCAACGATTTGTGTTTCGCCCATCGGTGCCAAAGTCAGGACAGACAAAGCCTGAGTTTGTCCACGAGTAAAGAGACCAGAGCCATGCACTCGTGGCAGGTAGTCAATTTCAGCATCCAATGGACGAATTTCATCTACCTTACGACCATCTGGACGAATCTTGTCCTCAGTAATTAAACGCCGTACTTCTGCATGCTCCATTTGCTCTAAAATTTCAACCACATCACGCATGATGCGGTCAAATTCTTCGTGGTCAGCATATTTTTCTTCGTAAAGGGCTATTACTTCGTCTTTGACTGCTTGCGTTGCGGCTTCACGAGCTAATTTTTCTTCTACCTGAACGGCTTTTTGAAGATCAGCATTATAGCCGGCTACAATTTCTGTTTGCAATTCTTCATCAACACGAAGAAGCTCAACTTCTGCTTTTTCTTTTCCAACTACTGCCACGATTTCTTCTTGGAAAGCAATCAATTTCTTCACTGCTTCATGACCTTTCAAAAGGGCTTCCAGCATCACTTCTTCTGATAATTCTTTGGCACCAGATTCCACCATGTTAATCGCTTCTTTAGTTCCTGCAACGGTTAATTCCAATAACGAAGCTTCTTTTTGTTCTTGACTTGGATTGATGACCAATTCTCCATTGACATAGCCAACTTGCACACCAGCAATTGGACCATTAAAAGGAATATCTGAGATTGATAACGCAAGAGATGAACCAAACATAGCTGCCATAGGTGCTGAAGCATCCGCATCATAAGAAAGAACGGTATTGATAACCTGAACTTCATTGCGGAAACCTTCCGCAAACATGGGACGAATAGGACGGTCGATTAAGCGAGCGGTCAAAGTCGCGTCCGTCGAAGGGCGTCCTTCGCGCTTGTTAAAGCCACCAGGGTATTTCCCAGCTGCGTACATCTTTTCTTCATAATTGACTTGAAGCGGGAAGAAATCGCCAGTCGCCATTTTCTTTGACATAACGGCTGCTGTCAGAACGGTACTTTCACCATAGCGCACCACTACGCTACCATTCGCTTGCTTCGCCACTTGTCCAGTTTCAACCACTAATTCTTTGCCAGCAAAAGTGGTTTTAAATATTTGTTTTACCATAATTATTCCTCTTTGAGTCTATACTCAATTTCTAATTTTTTATACGTCTTGCCTACAAAGATCAAGATAGATTTAGGATATTAAAAATGAATCCTGAGTTCCACTCCAAAAATTTCTGCTTGCATA from the Streptococcus constellatus subsp. constellatus genome contains:
- the pnp gene encoding polyribonucleotide nucleotidyltransferase — its product is MVKQIFKTTFAGKELVVETGQVAKQANGSVVVRYGESTVLTAAVMSKKMATGDFFPLQVNYEEKMYAAGKYPGGFNKREGRPSTDATLTARLIDRPIRPMFAEGFRNEVQVINTVLSYDADASAPMAAMFGSSLALSISDIPFNGPIAGVQVGYVNGELVINPSQEQKEASLLELTVAGTKEAINMVESGAKELSEEVMLEALLKGHEAVKKLIAFQEEIVAVVGKEKAEVELLRVDEELQTEIVAGYNADLQKAVQVEEKLAREAATQAVKDEVIALYEEKYADHEEFDRIMRDVVEILEQMEHAEVRRLITEDKIRPDGRKVDEIRPLDAEIDYLPRVHGSGLFTRGQTQALSVLTLAPMGETQIVDGLDPEYKKRFMHHYNFPQYSVGETGRYGAPGRREIGHGALGERALAQVLPSLEDFPYAIRLVAEVLESNGSSSQASICAGTLALMAGGVPIKAPVAGIAMGLISDGSNYTILTDIQGLEDHFGDMDFKVAGTREGITALQMDIKIEGITAEILQEALAQAKKARFEILDLIERTIPAPRTELAPTAPKIDTIKIDVDKIKIVIGKGGETIDKIIAETGVKIDIDEEGNVSIYSSDQDAINRAKEIITALVREAKVDEVYHAKVVRIEKFGAFVNLFDKTDALVHISEMAWTRTNKVEDLVQLGDEVDVKIIKIDEKGRVDASMKALLPRPPKEDKEKKHHHKTHKEHKVVREEKAQD